A genomic region of Spea bombifrons isolate aSpeBom1 chromosome 9, aSpeBom1.2.pri, whole genome shotgun sequence contains the following coding sequences:
- the LOC128504366 gene encoding receptor-interacting serine/threonine-protein kinase 3-like: MLILRAGDLESLDVIGSGGFGVVYKGWSRTLNTVIALKMIQGSDLKLLLKEIEKEGLVMQKASNPHVLRLLAVYEKKEGTLLQHGLVMEYMPHGSLRSLYQNNPEVPWALRFRILNQVVLGMNYLHNLDPPIIHRDLKPGNILLNKYLDVQITDFGLSKVLGATTTTQPSMAGTLAYMPPEAFSHIHYKPTKAYDVYSFGILMWSVFSGEEPYLGVHPLLIQRFVSEGQRPDESILEEWNEVKMLPEARTLMKSCWSPKAEDRPSFHYCSEPTGNMAKGYEGEIDKDVQKVLEHLKESYSKDETSISSLVSLDDFSFRGLEITEGQIAEPQESAPEHTGMELASEVQGDAASSEEHKSSAEIVINTIKESGDFKKIVGNLSDDGILGKAEKEVLEGSRSLKEIGRTVEKVVSNTIKERPEKLLVSLKKLWK; the protein is encoded by the exons ATGTTAATTCTCCGGGCCGGCGACTTGGAAAGCCTGGATGTCATCGGGAGCGGAGGTTTCGGGGTGGTGTACAAAGGATGGAGTCGGACTCTGAACACGGTGATTGCTCTGAAAATGATACAAGG TTCTGACCTTAAACTACTGTTAAAAGAAATCGAAAAGGAAGGCCTTGTGATGCAGAAGGCGAGCAACCCCCATGTCCTGCGTCTTCTTGCCGTCTACGAGAAGAAGGAAGGTACGCTCTTACAACATGGTCTGGTTATGGAGTACATGCCACACGGCTCCCTCCGTTCGCTGTACCAGAACAACCCAGAAGTTCCGTGGGCCTTGAGGTTCCGCATTCTCAACCAAGTGGTTCTGGGAATGAATTACCTCCACAACCTGGACCCCCCTATCATTCATCGAGATCTCAAACCTGGGAACATTCTTCTGAATAAGTACCTAGATGTCCAG ATTACGGACTTTGGGTTGTCAAAGGTTTTGGGAGCCACAACAACCACCCAGCCCAGCATGGCTGGAACACTGGCTTATATGCCACCCGAAGCTTTCTCCCACATTCATTACAAGCCAACTAAAGCTTATGACGTGTATAG TTTCGGCATCTTAATGTGGTCCGTTTTCTCAGGAGAAGAGCCCTACCTAG GTGTGCATCCTTTGTTAATCCAGCGCTTCGTATCAGAAGGCCAGAGGCCAGACGAGAGTATATTAGAAGAGTGGAATGAGGTGAAAATGCTGCCTGAAGCCAGGACTTTGATGAAATCATGTTGGAGTCCAAAAGCAGAGGACAGGCCAAGTTTCCACT ATTGCAGTGAACCTACGGGCAACATGGCCAAAGGGTATGAAGGAGAAATAGACAAGGATGTTCAAAAGGTTCTAGAACATCTGAAAGAGAGCTATTCCAAAGATGAG ACCTCGATAAGCAGTCTGGTTTCGTTGGATGACTTCTCTTTTAGAG GTTTAGAAATCACTGAAGGGCAAATTGCAGAGCCCCAGGAATCTGCTCCAGAACATACG GGAATGGAATTGGCATCAGAAGTACAAGGAGACGCTGCATCCTCTGAGGAACACAAGTCATCAGCAG AGATCGTAATAAACACCATCAAAGAGTCTGGAGACTTTAAGAAGATCGTGGGGAACCTCTCTGATGACGGCATTCTAGGCAAAGCCGAAAAGGAGGTGCTGGAGGGAAGCCGTTCTTTAAAGGAGATTGGAAGAACAGTAGAGAAAGTCGTATCTAACACGATAAAGGAACGTCCCGAAAAACTTTTAGTGTCGTTGAAGAAATTATGGAAATAG
- the LOC128505184 gene encoding receptor-interacting serine/threonine-protein kinase 3-like isoform X2 produces MQALPGGDLECLELVGCGGFGLVYRGWSRTLGTEIALKMIEGEKGDGLKDFMKERDLMHKANYTYVLRLLGVYEKRDGDQIEYGLVMEYMHNGSLRRLFDNVPDVPWALRFQILHQVVLGMNYLHHVLKPPIIHRDLKPRNVLLNKSLDVQITDFGLAKTAGSATTSLNQSMTGTVAYMPPESFKTVNYKPTKEFDVYSFAILTWSVLSGQEPYSVAGSDMIKLLIPNGSRPDMDLVNKWTSVKMVAEAIDLMIKCWDEFPENRPSFSDCKPLTLTMTRAYARDIDKAVHEVLVFLKRHSTARRGSKPEDLPDGATVSPMTNLQYMSSHFNIQVFKECLDQQERSKAEVEPFDDQIDSKGHIKPAGFTLRATEVHSDMTARTPRMHLPPSVARNAMPALK; encoded by the exons ATGCAGGCGCTGCCGGGCGGGgaccttgagtgcctggagctgGTGGGGTGCGGGGGCTTTGGGCTGGTGTACCGAGGATGGAGCCGGACACTGGGCACCGAGATCGCCCTCAAGATGATCGAGGGGGAGAAAGG TGATGGCTTGAAAGATTTCATGAAGGAGCGGGACCTGATGCATAAAGCGAATTACACGTATGTTCTTCGTCTTCTTGGTGTGTACGAGAAGCGGGATGGAGACCAGATTGAGTATGGACTGGTCATGGAGTACATGCACAATGGGTCTCTTCGGAGACTTTTTGACAATGTTCCAGATGTCCCTTGGGCTCTGAGGTTTCAGATTCTCCATCAGGTGGTCCTAGGAATGAACTATCTCCATCATGTTCTCAAACCCCCTATAATCCATCGTGACCTCAAACCTCGGAATGTTCTCCTGAACAAGTCCTTAGATGTCCAG ATCACCGATTTCGGCTTGGCCAAAACTGCAGGTTCAGCCACGACTTCCTTAAATCAGTCCATGACTGGCACTGTGGCCTACATGCCACCCGAGTCCTTCAAGACCGTCAACTACAAGCCAACCAAAGAGTTTGATGTTTACAG CTTTGCCATCTTAACCTGGTCAGTTTTGTCCGGTCAGGAGCCGTACTCTG TGGCCGGCAGTGATATGATTAAGCTACTTATACCTAATGGCAGTAGACCCGACATGGACTTGGTGAACAAGTGGACTTCGGTAAAAATGGTCGCTGAAGCCATTGACTTGATGATCAAGTGCTGGGATGAGTTTCCTGAAAATCGACCCAGTTTCTCCG ACTGTAAGCCACTGACGTTAACCATGACCCGAGCATACGCTAGAGACATAGACAAAGCTGTCCACGAGGTGTTGGTTTTTCTCAAGAGACATTCTACGGCCCGTCGG GGATCCAAGCCAGAAGACCTGCCCGATGGTGCTACTGTATCTCCTATGACCAACCTTCAAT ATATGAGCAGTCACTTCAATATTCAAGTATTCAAGGAGTGCTTGGATCAACAGGAAAGATCCAAAGCGGAG GTGGAACCATTTGACGATCAGATTGATTCTAAAG GACACATCAAGCCAGCTGGATTCACTCTCCGGGCCACAGAAGTACATTCCGACATGACTGCCAGAACGCCGCGCATGCACCTACCACCCTCTGTTGCACGGAA
- the LOC128505184 gene encoding receptor-interacting serine/threonine-protein kinase 3-like isoform X3, giving the protein MQALPGGDLECLELVGCGGFGLVYRGWSRTLGTEIALKMIEGEKGDGLKDFMKERDLMHKANYTYVLRLLGVYEKRDGDQIEYGLVMEYMHNGSLRRLFDNVPDVPWALRFQILHQVVLGMNYLHHVLKPPIIHRDLKPRNVLLNKSLDVQITDFGLAKTAGSATTSLNQSMTGTVAYMPPESFKTVNYKPTKEFDVYSFAILTWSVLSGQEPYSVAGSDMIKLLIPNGSRPDMDLVNKWTSVKMVAEAIDLMIKCWDEFPENRPSFSDCKPLTLTMTRAYARDIDKAVHEVLVFLKRHSTARRGSKPEDLPDGATVSPMTNLQYMSSHFNIQVFKECLDQQERSKAEDTSSQLDSLSGPQKYIPT; this is encoded by the exons ATGCAGGCGCTGCCGGGCGGGgaccttgagtgcctggagctgGTGGGGTGCGGGGGCTTTGGGCTGGTGTACCGAGGATGGAGCCGGACACTGGGCACCGAGATCGCCCTCAAGATGATCGAGGGGGAGAAAGG TGATGGCTTGAAAGATTTCATGAAGGAGCGGGACCTGATGCATAAAGCGAATTACACGTATGTTCTTCGTCTTCTTGGTGTGTACGAGAAGCGGGATGGAGACCAGATTGAGTATGGACTGGTCATGGAGTACATGCACAATGGGTCTCTTCGGAGACTTTTTGACAATGTTCCAGATGTCCCTTGGGCTCTGAGGTTTCAGATTCTCCATCAGGTGGTCCTAGGAATGAACTATCTCCATCATGTTCTCAAACCCCCTATAATCCATCGTGACCTCAAACCTCGGAATGTTCTCCTGAACAAGTCCTTAGATGTCCAG ATCACCGATTTCGGCTTGGCCAAAACTGCAGGTTCAGCCACGACTTCCTTAAATCAGTCCATGACTGGCACTGTGGCCTACATGCCACCCGAGTCCTTCAAGACCGTCAACTACAAGCCAACCAAAGAGTTTGATGTTTACAG CTTTGCCATCTTAACCTGGTCAGTTTTGTCCGGTCAGGAGCCGTACTCTG TGGCCGGCAGTGATATGATTAAGCTACTTATACCTAATGGCAGTAGACCCGACATGGACTTGGTGAACAAGTGGACTTCGGTAAAAATGGTCGCTGAAGCCATTGACTTGATGATCAAGTGCTGGGATGAGTTTCCTGAAAATCGACCCAGTTTCTCCG ACTGTAAGCCACTGACGTTAACCATGACCCGAGCATACGCTAGAGACATAGACAAAGCTGTCCACGAGGTGTTGGTTTTTCTCAAGAGACATTCTACGGCCCGTCGG GGATCCAAGCCAGAAGACCTGCCCGATGGTGCTACTGTATCTCCTATGACCAACCTTCAAT ATATGAGCAGTCACTTCAATATTCAAGTATTCAAGGAGTGCTTGGATCAACAGGAAAGATCCAAAGCGGAG GACACATCAAGCCAGCTGGATTCACTCTCCGGGCCACAGAAGTACATTCCGACATGA
- the LOC128505184 gene encoding receptor-interacting serine/threonine-protein kinase 3-like isoform X1: protein MQALPGGDLECLELVGCGGFGLVYRGWSRTLGTEIALKMIEGEKGDGLKDFMKERDLMHKANYTYVLRLLGVYEKRDGDQIEYGLVMEYMHNGSLRRLFDNVPDVPWALRFQILHQVVLGMNYLHHVLKPPIIHRDLKPRNVLLNKSLDVQITDFGLAKTAGSATTSLNQSMTGTVAYMPPESFKTVNYKPTKEFDVYSFAILTWSVLSGQEPYSVAGSDMIKLLIPNGSRPDMDLVNKWTSVKMVAEAIDLMIKCWDEFPENRPSFSDCKPLTLTMTRAYARDIDKAVHEVLVFLKRHSTARRGSKPEDLPDGATVSPMTNLQYMSSHFNIQVFKECLDQQERSKAEVEPFDDQIDSKEFLRKHMNAIVRANPDIGSILDDLFSEKILNQEELDLITTGVTGQERARMTVLKIINKGQKSSNRLLNLLRKYHSSLADSLLP from the exons ATGCAGGCGCTGCCGGGCGGGgaccttgagtgcctggagctgGTGGGGTGCGGGGGCTTTGGGCTGGTGTACCGAGGATGGAGCCGGACACTGGGCACCGAGATCGCCCTCAAGATGATCGAGGGGGAGAAAGG TGATGGCTTGAAAGATTTCATGAAGGAGCGGGACCTGATGCATAAAGCGAATTACACGTATGTTCTTCGTCTTCTTGGTGTGTACGAGAAGCGGGATGGAGACCAGATTGAGTATGGACTGGTCATGGAGTACATGCACAATGGGTCTCTTCGGAGACTTTTTGACAATGTTCCAGATGTCCCTTGGGCTCTGAGGTTTCAGATTCTCCATCAGGTGGTCCTAGGAATGAACTATCTCCATCATGTTCTCAAACCCCCTATAATCCATCGTGACCTCAAACCTCGGAATGTTCTCCTGAACAAGTCCTTAGATGTCCAG ATCACCGATTTCGGCTTGGCCAAAACTGCAGGTTCAGCCACGACTTCCTTAAATCAGTCCATGACTGGCACTGTGGCCTACATGCCACCCGAGTCCTTCAAGACCGTCAACTACAAGCCAACCAAAGAGTTTGATGTTTACAG CTTTGCCATCTTAACCTGGTCAGTTTTGTCCGGTCAGGAGCCGTACTCTG TGGCCGGCAGTGATATGATTAAGCTACTTATACCTAATGGCAGTAGACCCGACATGGACTTGGTGAACAAGTGGACTTCGGTAAAAATGGTCGCTGAAGCCATTGACTTGATGATCAAGTGCTGGGATGAGTTTCCTGAAAATCGACCCAGTTTCTCCG ACTGTAAGCCACTGACGTTAACCATGACCCGAGCATACGCTAGAGACATAGACAAAGCTGTCCACGAGGTGTTGGTTTTTCTCAAGAGACATTCTACGGCCCGTCGG GGATCCAAGCCAGAAGACCTGCCCGATGGTGCTACTGTATCTCCTATGACCAACCTTCAAT ATATGAGCAGTCACTTCAATATTCAAGTATTCAAGGAGTGCTTGGATCAACAGGAAAGATCCAAAGCGGAG GTGGAACCATTTGACGATCAGATTGATTCTAAAG AATTTTTAAGAAAGCACATGAATGCGATCGTGAGAGCGAACCCTGACATCGGTTCCATCTTGGATGATCTCTTTTCGGAAAAGATCTTAAACCAAGAGGAGCTCGACTTGATAACGACCGGCGTTACTGGACAAGAACGGGCGAGGATGACTGTtctgaaaataataaacaaaggcCAAAAAAGTTCAAACCGGTTATTAAACTTGCTGCGAAAGTACCATTCGTCACTGGCGGACTCTCTCCTGCCATAA